CTCGCGCGAATCGAGGCGCGCATCGCGTCGATTCCGGCCGCACTGCGCGCCGCGGGTGCGCTCGCCGAGCTCGCGCCGCCGTTCGACCCGCACCGCGCGCGCGCGATCGTCACGACCGGCGTCGGCAGCTCGGCCGCGCACGCGCGCTTCCTCGCGCACGTGCTCGCGCGCGAGCTCGGCCTCCCCGCGCGCTTCGAGCCGACCGGCGCGCTCGCGCGCACGCCGCCGCCCGGGTCCCTCCGCGACGCGCTCGTCGTCTTCTCGCAGGGGCTCTCGCCGAACGCGCGCTTCGCGTTCGCGCACGCACGCGCCTTCGGTGCGGTGGTCGTCGCGACGGCGCAGGGGGCATCGGCGCGCGGAGGCGAGCGCGCGGAGTGGCTCGGCGCGCTCGTCGCCTCGGGCGCCGCGATCGTCGACGTCGACGCGCCCGACGAGTACGGGACGCTCGCGCGCGTCGTCGGGCCGATGCTCGGGCTCGTCGCCGCGCTGCGCATCGCGCGCAGCCTCGGGCGCGCGATCGGAGGCAGCGCATCGGCACGGCCCGCGCTCGCTTTCGACGGCGACGAAGTGGCGCGCCGCGTCGAGCGCGCGGACTTGGCGCTCGACGCGGCGCTCGCGAGCGCGGGGCTCGACCCGGCCGATCCCGCGAGCGCGCGCGCGCTCGTCGACGGCGAAGTCGCCTTCGTCGCGAGCGAGGGCTACGGCGAGTGCGTCGCGCACCTGCCGACGAAGTGGCTCGAGCTGGCGCAGCGCACGCCGCCTCCCGTGTGGGATGGCTTCGAGCTCGCACATGGCGGCCTCCAGCTGCTCTTCGCCGCGGCGGCGCGGCCGCGGGCCGGCGCGCCGCCGCCGTTCGCGATCCATCTCGCGCGCGGAGGCGCGCGCGGAGGTGCGCGCCGGGTCGACGAGGACGCGACGCTCGGGCGCGCGCTCGCCACTGCGCTCGCCGGCTCGGGCGTGCGCAGCGTCGCGCTCGCGGCCGAGGCGTCGGGCCCTTCGGCCGCGTTCGAGCACGAGGCGCTCGCGAACGCGCTGCTCGTGCGCTGGCTGCGCGGCTCGGCGCTCGACCCCGCCGACTGGCCGGGGCGCGACCGCGACGGCGCGCTCTACGCGCGCTCGCCCGCACTCGCGCGCGCAGGGTCGGCGTCGAACGACGACGCGCGCCCGCGCCTGGCGGGCGCACCCGCGCGAGTGCTGCGCGCGTCGGTGCCGAACGCGAATGCGCGCCCGCGTGCGCCGCTCGCACCCGCGCCGGCGCTCGGCCGGCTGCGCTGGCCGGAGGTCGACGCCGCGCCGGGCGGCGCGCACCGCGTCGCGGTGCTCGCGCTCGGATCGGTCGAGCAGCACGGCCCGCACCTTCCGCTCGACACCGACATCGCGATCGCGCGCTGGCTCGCGGCCGGCGTCGCCGCGCGCATCGCGGGCGCGATCGCGCTTCCCGCACTCGAGCTCGGTGCGGCGAGCGAGCACGCCGCGTTTCCCGGCACGCTCTCGCTCTCGCCGGCGACCTTCACGGCGGTCGTCGCCGACCTGCTGCGCTCGCTCGCTCCTCACGGCTTCGCGCGGGCGTTCGTGTTCAGCGCGCACGGCGGCAACCTCGGCGCGCTGCGCGCCGCGCGCGACGCGCTTCGCGCAGCCGCCGCGCCGTGCGCGCTCGTCGTGTGCGACGACCCCGCCGGCGTCGCGGCCAGGCTCGCGCGCGTGGGCGCCGAGAGCGGGATCGCCCCGCGCGAGCAGGGGCACCACGCGGGCGAGGTCGAGACGTCGATCCTCCGGGCGATCGACGGGCACGGCGTCGCGACGCACGCGCTCGCGGCGGGCGTCGACGGCGGGCCGGGCGACGCGCAGGCGCTCTTCTACCCGAGCCTTCGCGCGCACGCGCCGGATGGCACGGTCGGCGACCCGCGGCGCTTCGACGCGGCGCGCGGACGCGCCTACCTCGACGCGTGGATCGACGAGCTCGTGGCGTTCTACGAGGCGTGCGCGGCGGACGACGCGTAGGACGACCGCAGCGGCCGGCTCCGCGCGTGGACGAACGGGATCCAGAGCGCGTAGTACAGCTGGTTGGGTGCGATGCGGAGCGCCCAGCCCTCGTCGACGCCGGCGAGGACGACGACGTCGCACGCCGCCCACAGTGCATAGTAGGCGGCGACGTAGCCGAGGCAGCTTCGCAGGAAGTCCGCGAGGCGCGCATCGCCGCCCGCCGCGCGCGGCACCTCGCGGCGCGCGAGCACGCTCGCCAGCGCGACGAAGCCGAGCTCGTAGACGAGCCACATGCCCTGGCCCGGCAGGCTCGGGTCGAGTGCGCGCGCGGCGCCCCAGATCGCGCCGGTCGCGATCGGGACGACGAGCACGAGGCCGAGCGCGCGCGGCCCCCACGCGGAGGCGGGCTCGCCGCGCATCGACGCGCCGAGACCGAGCACGAGCACGAGCACGCGGAGATCGCCGAGCAGCACGAACGCGAACATCACGGCCGTCGCGCCGAAGCCGTCGCTCCACCCGAGCGCGCGGACGATGGGCCCGCCGACGATGGGATCGAGCATCGTCTCGACCGCCCATGCGACGGTGTAGACGGAGAGGAAGCGCGCGGCGCGCGCGCGGGCGACGTCCGCACCGCCGTCGCTCGCGACGGATCGCGGCGACGGTGCGCACGCGCGCACGCCGCGATAGGCGAGGAACGCGAAGGGCGCGACCAACAACGCCCAGAGCGACTGCAGGTCACCGGCGTAGAACGCGTGCCACGTCGACATGTCGCTTGCGAGTCTAACAGGGCGGATTCGCGCCACTTCGCATCCGATCGCGCGACTCACCGGCGCGGGCGCGCGAGATTCCGCGAGGAACGCGCGGCGCCGGGCGTAGAATGCGCGCCGCTCGCTCGGCAGCGGACGATGCCGGGCGCGCGCTCGCCGGCGGCACGGATGGAGCCGCCGCGGCGCGGCGGCCGCGTGGGGTCGCCAGCCGCTCGGGCGCGCGCCGGTGACGAGCGAGCCAGTGCGAGGAGGAACGGCGTGGCGCGAGGCACGGTGAAGTGGTTCAGCGATCAGAAGGGATACGGGTTCATCGAGCCGGAGGACGGGACCAAGGACATCTTCGTCCACTACTCCGCGATCGAGGGCGACGGCTTCCGGACGCTGCACGAAGGGCAGGCCGTCCAGTTCGAGACCGGCGACGGTCGCAAGGGACCCGAGGCCCGCAACGTGAAGATCGCCGCGGGCTGAACGGCGGTCGATCGAGAGCGACGGGCCCCGGCGTGCGCCGGGGCCCGTCTTCGTCGGGGAGCACGCGCGCGCGATGAAGGGACTCGTCTACCACGGGCACGAGGACGTGCGCTTCGAGTCGGCGCCCGACCCGAAGATCGAGGACGCGCACGATGTCGTCGTGCGCATCGAGAAGACCGCGATCTGCGGCTCCGATCTCCACTTCTGGCACGGCGAGGCGATCGCGGGCCTGCCGCCCTTCCTGCTCGGGCACGAGTTCGCGGGTGTCGTCGAGGACGCGGGGAGCGCGGTCGAGCGCTTCCGCAAGGGCGATCGCGTGCTCGTGTCGTGCACGGTCGGCTGCGGTCGCTGCGACGAGTGCCGCGACCACCGGTACGGCGGCTGCTCGACGCTGACGGGCGGCATCCCCTACTCGAACGTCTTCGGCAATCCGCTCCGACAGGGCGGGCAGGCCGAGGCCGCGCGCGTCCCGTTCGCGGACGCGAACCTCTTCCGCGTTCCCGACGGCATGGACTACGAGCGCGGCCTCTTCCTGACGGACGTGCTGCCCACCGGCTACATGGGTGCGGAGCTGGCGGAGGTGGGGCCGGGCGACGTCGTCGTCGTCTTCGGCTGCGGGCCGGTCGGCACCTTCGCGCAGCGCGGCGCACAGCTGCGCGGCGCGTCGCAGGTGTTCGCCGTCGACCTCGACGACGCGCGTCTCGCGCGCGCCCGCGCGCGCGGCTGCACGCCCGTGAATCCGCGCACGCAGGACGTGAAGGAGACGGTGCGCGAGGCGACGCGCGGCCGCGGCGCCGACTGCGCGATCGAGGCGATCGGCCTGCCGTCGCTCGTCGCGCAGGCGATCGACGTCGTGCGCTTCGGCGGTCGCGTCGCCGTGATCGGCGTGATGCCGGCCGGCGACGTCGCGCTGCCGTGGACGACCGGCGTGATGGGCAGGAACCTGACGCTGCGCTCCGCGCTCGTCGAACCGCAGAACTACGTGCCGAAGCTGCTGCCGCTGATCGAGCAGGGCCGGCTCGACCCGACCGAGATCATCACGCACCGCCTTCCGCTCGCGGACGGCGCGCGCGGCTACGAGATCTTCGCCGCGCACGACGAGGATGCACTCAAGGTCGTGCTCACCCCGTGACGCGCGCGCGGTCGGACGCGCGCCCGCACCTCAACCAGCCGGGCGGTCGCGAGCGCGCGAGCGGGCACCCCGCCATCCGGGGTCGCGAGCGCGAGCTGCGGCGCCTCGCCGACGGCGTTCGCCGGCTCGTGGCGGCGACGGTCGCGAACGGAGCGGACGCCGCCGAGACCGCGCGCTTCGCCGACGACGCGCACGCGCTCGCCGACCGGCTCGAGGCGCGCTGCGCGGCCGCGCCGCCCCCGCGCTACGGCGGCGAGCCGCCGGACGGTGTGCTCGAGCCGCACGACGTGTTCCCCTACGACCCCGTGCTCGGCATCTACAGCCCGCTCGCGCTGCCCGTCGAGATGGAGTACGCGGACGGCCTCGCCGTCGGTCGCGCGCGCTTCACGACGCCGTACGAAGGGCCGCCGGGCTGCGTGCACGGCGCGATCATCGCCGGCGCGTTCGACCAGGTGTTCAACGTCGCGAACATCCTCGGCGGCGCGGCCGGGCCGACCGTGCGGCTCGACCTCGCCTACGAGCGACCGACGCCGCTCGGCGCCGACGTCGTGTTCGAGGCGCGCATCGAGGAGATCGGCGAGCGTCGCATCACGACGCGCGGCGTGCTGCGCCACGGCGACACCGTGTGCGTTCGCGCGGTGGGCGTGTTCGCGCGCATCGATCGCGCGCGCGTGATGGCGCTGCGAAGCTAGGCGTCGCGCGCCGGGCCGGACGATCGAGGGGCAGCCCGCGCCGTGCGGGCTGCCCCTCTTCGCAGCGAGACTCCGACCCGGGTCGCGGGGCGCGCGTCGCGCACCGCGTGGAGCGCCGCGCGCCTACGGCGTCTGGTCGCCCTGGATCGGCCAGCCGACGTCGTCGCCGCCCGGCCCCTGCAGCTCGGTGCCGTCGTCGAAGCTCGTCTCGAACACGCCGTTGCCGCCGGCCGAGAGGCAGAAGACCGCGTGGTCGTCCTCCTCCGCGTCGGTCACGCCCGCGACGTTCGCGTTGTCGAGGTAGCGGACGTTGCACACGTACGGCCGGCCCCACGGATCGAGCGGCACCTGCTTCAGGTAGGGCCCGTTCCAGCCCGGCGGCTCGGGCGGCGACTGGCTCGCCGCGTAGATCGGCGAGAGCGCGGCCGTCTGGTTGCGGATCAGGTGATCCTCGAGCGCGCCGGCCGTGCCTCCGTTGCCGCCGCCGTCCCAGTTGCCGGCGCCCGTCGCGCCCGTGCCGTCCGGGATGTTGGCCGCGTTGATGTCGGCGGCCGGCAGCCCGACGAGGCGCGACAGCTCGCCCGCGTCGTTCGGGTTCGCGTCGTTGTTCACCGGCCACGTTCCCGTGTCCAGATTGAACGCGATGATCGCCTGGCCGATCGTCTGCGAATCCGACAGCGCGCGCGCGCGACGTCCGTCGTTGATGTACTTGATGACGAGCGGCGTCAGCGCCGCCGACAGGATGGCGAGGATCGCCACGCCGACCAGGATCTCGATCAGCGTGAAGCCGCGCTCGCGGATTCTCGTTCGGGTCGTCGTTCGGTTCTTCATCGTCGGGTTCCTCCTTCGGACTCGGGTGACGGAGCTCCCGCGCGGGAGCCGTTCTCGGAATCGGGGGTCTGCGCGACGTCGTCGGCAGAGGGCGGCGCGGCCGACGAGACGGCGGGCGCCGCGTCCGCGGCGACTTCGCCGAGCAGCAGCTGCATGCGAGCGCGCACCTCGGCGCGCGCGGGATCGGCCTGGCTCGAGAGCGTGAGGAAGCGCCCGTAGCCCCAGGCCGCGCGGTCCACGCGGCCTTCGAGGTCGTCGACGAGCGCGAGGTTGTAGGTCGCGAGCGCGTCGTCGGGCGCGCGGCGCAGCGCGCCTTCGAGCACCTTGCGCGCGTCGGCGAGCCGGCCGCGTTCGATCAGCAGCGCGCCGTGGTTCGTGGCGATCTCGCCGTCGTCGGGCGCGAGCCTGTGGGCGCGCTCGATCGCGTCGAGCGCGCGCGCGGTGTCCCCCTCGCGCGCGGCGAGCAGCGCCTGGGTGGCCGGCACCTTCGGATAGTCGGGACGCGCGCGCGCGGCGCGCTCGAGCCACGCGCGGGCCTCGTCGAGGCCCGCGGCGTCGCCGTCCTCGAGGGCGAGACGGGCGAGGCCCACCATCGCCTCGACGAACGTCGGGTCGAGCTCGATCGCGCGCGCGAAGGCGCGGTGCGCGGCGTCGGCGTCGCCGCG
This genomic interval from Myxococcota bacterium contains the following:
- a CDS encoding creatininase family protein, with amino-acid sequence MAAPALRGSLLALGATRRATAHGPFDVAEFRNVATHRSAFALVRGDVRGDEPVLCRVHSSCVTSEFLGACDCDCAGQLEAALAAIDGEGRGVLFYLAQEGRGAGIVAKARDRMIVQASRHRTTTFEAYERMGLHPDARRYGEVADACALLGVEAPLVVLSNNPGKVSALEREKLRVAEMRPLARDASPFNAHYLEAKRASGHVLGTARADAAELPRAVACTTPRPLHGLPDVLHVATYLLPVGGSIDAPVWVELDAFVDLASRAERIALRGGAAAGGALRVRRQPEPVLERFALEPAPARAAWRRLALAGEREAAWLAVLSPRDARGVRRRRCGRTRAASAGRARARAGAGASSPTRSRASPIPSMGCAPPGSTRWPRPRSTRVDARARFRGRVRIPDRAGDGALPARRATPVTAGGGDERARRSRDAGGLARIEARIASIPAALRAAGALAELAPPFDPHRARAIVTTGVGSSAAHARFLAHVLARELGLPARFEPTGALARTPPPGSLRDALVVFSQGLSPNARFAFAHARAFGAVVVATAQGASARGGERAEWLGALVASGAAIVDVDAPDEYGTLARVVGPMLGLVAALRIARSLGRAIGGSASARPALAFDGDEVARRVERADLALDAALASAGLDPADPASARALVDGEVAFVASEGYGECVAHLPTKWLELAQRTPPPVWDGFELAHGGLQLLFAAAARPRAGAPPPFAIHLARGGARGGARRVDEDATLGRALATALAGSGVRSVALAAEASGPSAAFEHEALANALLVRWLRGSALDPADWPGRDRDGALYARSPALARAGSASNDDARPRLAGAPARVLRASVPNANARPRAPLAPAPALGRLRWPEVDAAPGGAHRVAVLALGSVEQHGPHLPLDTDIAIARWLAAGVAARIAGAIALPALELGAASEHAAFPGTLSLSPATFTAVVADLLRSLAPHGFARAFVFSAHGGNLGALRAARDALRAAAAPCALVVCDDPAGVAARLARVGAESGIAPREQGHHAGEVETSILRAIDGHGVATHALAAGVDGGPGDAQALFYPSLRAHAPDGTVGDPRRFDAARGRAYLDAWIDELVAFYEACAADDA
- a CDS encoding type II secretion system protein GspG, translated to MKNRTTTRTRIRERGFTLIEILVGVAILAILSAALTPLVIKYINDGRRARALSDSQTIGQAIIAFNLDTGTWPVNNDANPNDAGELSRLVGLPAADINAANIPDGTGATGAGNWDGGGNGGTAGALEDHLIRNQTAALSPIYAASQSPPEPPGWNGPYLKQVPLDPWGRPYVCNVRYLDNANVAGVTDAEEDDHAVFCLSAGGNGVFETSFDDGTELQGPGGDDVGWPIQGDQTP
- a CDS encoding tetratricopeptide repeat protein, with product MIDRTHVHGAHPTPRATGRARALRTAALAALALLVAARALATDADDEVRKLAAFRESASLFDSAAAAARRGDADAAHRAFARAIELDPTFVEAMVGLARLALEDGDAAGLDEARAWLERAARARPDYPKVPATQALLAAREGDTARALDAIERAHRLAPDDGEIATNHGALLIERGRLADARKVLEGALRRAPDDALATYNLALVDDLEGRVDRAAWGYGRFLTLSSQADPARAEVRARMQLLLGEVAADAAPAVSSAAPPSADDVAQTPDSENGSRAGAPSPESEGGTRR
- a CDS encoding PaaI family thioesterase, giving the protein MTRARSDARPHLNQPGGRERASGHPAIRGRERELRRLADGVRRLVAATVANGADAAETARFADDAHALADRLEARCAAAPPPRYGGEPPDGVLEPHDVFPYDPVLGIYSPLALPVEMEYADGLAVGRARFTTPYEGPPGCVHGAIIAGAFDQVFNVANILGGAAGPTVRLDLAYERPTPLGADVVFEARIEEIGERRITTRGVLRHGDTVCVRAVGVFARIDRARVMALRS
- a CDS encoding alcohol dehydrogenase catalytic domain-containing protein produces the protein MKGLVYHGHEDVRFESAPDPKIEDAHDVVVRIEKTAICGSDLHFWHGEAIAGLPPFLLGHEFAGVVEDAGSAVERFRKGDRVLVSCTVGCGRCDECRDHRYGGCSTLTGGIPYSNVFGNPLRQGGQAEAARVPFADANLFRVPDGMDYERGLFLTDVLPTGYMGAELAEVGPGDVVVVFGCGPVGTFAQRGAQLRGASQVFAVDLDDARLARARARGCTPVNPRTQDVKETVREATRGRGADCAIEAIGLPSLVAQAIDVVRFGGRVAVIGVMPAGDVALPWTTGVMGRNLTLRSALVEPQNYVPKLLPLIEQGRLDPTEIITHRLPLADGARGYEIFAAHDEDALKVVLTP
- a CDS encoding cold-shock protein, yielding MARGTVKWFSDQKGYGFIEPEDGTKDIFVHYSAIEGDGFRTLHEGQAVQFETGDGRKGPEARNVKIAAG